A stretch of the Uranotaenia lowii strain MFRU-FL chromosome 3, ASM2978415v1, whole genome shotgun sequence genome encodes the following:
- the LOC129753718 gene encoding uncharacterized protein LOC129753718, whose product MKRIGVNLKHLSQKKVLLKQNILAQAEFNAKKIEYEQILRNMTSEFNEFKQQVIEEQRQKIEEFGKVINELQGNKTELHTALQHITSKIDDAKEMLSVMYVQNNDIDNAIEKSKTLKPDTIISVVNRVLTNSPNKIIPLVDFTASIKESDTRSEAYKRMYAVAENLPQLGEIHVKLASHIRIFEQTLTDDSTISDDQKEHIQNILPWIEGKAQAVIASWVSNSRDYVAPFKAALDEMSDQLMKRVGQSLQLPENFRTVDQMIEFLAATDNKWKIWAYQRAVDRKMLPYKSSVSSYVKDRNEIGNLEPKETQILLDISNKLNSL is encoded by the coding sequence ATGAAGCGAATTGGCgtgaatctgaaacatttgtcGCAGAAGAAAGTATTGCTGAAACAAAACATCCTGGCGCAAGCAGAATTCAATGCCAAAAAGATCGAATACGAGCAAATTCTAAGAAACATGACTAGTGAATTTAACGAATTTAAGCAACAGGTCATCGAAGAGCAGCGACAAAAAATTGAGGAATTTGGAAAAGTGATTAACGAATTGCAGGGAAACAAAACTGAGCTTCATACAGCATTGCAGCACATAACGTCCAAAATTGATGACGCAAAGGAAATGTTGAGCGTTATGTATGTTCAGAACAATGACATCGACAATGCTatcgaaaaatcgaaaacgTTAAAACCTGATACAATTATTTCCGTCGTCAATAGAGTTTTAACAAATTCTCCTAATAAAATCATTCCACTTGTAGACTTTACGGCTTCCATCAAAGAATCAGACACTCGTAGTGAAGCTTACAAAAGGATGTACGCGGTTGCAGAGAACTTGCCGCAGCTCGGAGAAATCCACGTGAAGCTTGCTTCCCATATTCGAATCTTCGAACAAACGTTGACAGACGATTCAACAATCAGTGACGATCAGAAAGAACATATCCAGAACATTCTACCTTGGATTGAAGGAAAAGCACAGGCAGTGATCGCATCCTGGGTCAGCAATAGCCGAGATTACGTTGCCCCATTTAAGGCGGCCCTCGATGAGATGTCCGACCAGCTGATGAAGCGAGTTGGGCAAAGCTTACAATTGCCGGAAAATTTTCGGACTGTAGATCAAATGATTGAATTTCTGGCAGCGACCGATAATAAATGGAAGATCTGGGCCTATCAGAGAGCGGTTGATCGGAAAATGCTACCGTACAAAAGTTCTGTTTCTAGCTATGTGAAGGACAGAAATGAAATTGGAAATCTGGAGCCCAAGGAGACTCAAATTTTGTTAGATATCAGTAATAAACTGAATAGTTTGTAG